A DNA window from Pungitius pungitius chromosome 1, fPunPun2.1, whole genome shotgun sequence contains the following coding sequences:
- the hes2.1 gene encoding transcription factor HES-2.1 translates to MSPSMTTEADQPLPARSTVAQRKQANELRKTLKPLLEKRRRARINDSLSHLKSLILPLVGKDNARYSKLEKADILEMTVRFLRDLPSTPVKDSADSYKEGYKACLQRVSTLLPKTSLDQDACQRVNEFVQQSMSATVTPTCLSCCAQSSRTLPQIQQRLLSLKSSFSSRMESQSGGGSSSGSGAAAPSRAQSGAQAASAAMWRPW, encoded by the exons ATGAGTCCCAGCATGACTACCGAGGCCGACCAGCCTCTTCCTGCCAGGTCCACCGTGGCCCAGAGGAAACAAGCCAACGAACTGAGAAAG ACTCTTAAACCTTTGTTGGAGAAGAGAAGACGTGCTCGTATCAACGACAGTCTAAGTCATTTGAAAAGCCTGATTCTTCCTCTGGTTGGGAAAGACAACGCACGCTACTCCAAGCTTGAGAAAGCTGATATCCTGGAAATGACGGTCCGTTTCCTGAGAGACCTTCCTTCCACTCCTGTCAAAG ACTCCGCAGACAGTTACAAAGAGGGCTACAAAGCCTGCCTGCAGCGCGTCTCCACTCTGCTTCCCAAAACGAGTCTGGATCAAGACGCTTGTCAGCGGGTGAACGAGTTCGTCCAGCAGTCCATGTCCGCCACCGTCACCCCGACCTGCCTGAGCTGCTGTGCGCAGAGCTCCAGGACTCTCCCTCAGATCCAACAGAGGCTCCTTAGCCTCAAATCCAGCTTCAGCTCCAGGATGGAGAGCCAGtccggcggcggcagcagcagcggcagcggcgcaGCGGCTCCGAGCCGCGCGCAGTCAGGAGCGCAGGCTGCCAGCGCAGCCATGTGGAGACCGTGGTAG